The following coding sequences are from one Candidatus Manganitrophaceae bacterium window:
- the guaA gene encoding glutamine-hydrolyzing GMP synthase, producing the protein MSSATAKILILDFGSQYTQLIARRVRESHVYSEIVPYHFPLAQIEAQRPAGLILSGGPASVYDKNAPLCDPGIFKLSIPILGICYGMQLMTHLLGGRVARAAKREYGRADLWVEEASDLLKGLPDRNPVWMSHGDRIETLPPGFQSIARTDNSPAAAMRDPRRHFYALQFHPEVVHTVQGMQILQNFLYRVAGCSPTWDMGSFLKEAESTIAAQVGEGHALCALSGGVDSSVAAVLVQRVIGKRLTCIFVDNGLLRKGEAKRVLDTFKKNLKLNIRFVDASDRFLRQLSTNSHPERKRKIIGREFIRIFDEEAKKVGRVDFLVQGTLYPDVIESVSVKGPSATIKTHHNVGGLPKRMRLKLVEPLRMLFKDEVRRLGVELGIPEVLLYRHPFPGPGLAVRVLGKVTHEKLDRLRDADAIFEEEIRAAGLYQSIWQAFAVFLPVQSVGVMGDERTYENAIALRAVTSQDGMTADWADLPHDVLKRISSRIINEVKGINRVVYDISSKPPSTIEWE; encoded by the coding sequence ATGTCATCCGCCACGGCTAAAATCCTCATCCTCGATTTTGGATCTCAATATACCCAATTAATCGCCCGCCGGGTTCGCGAGAGCCATGTCTACTCCGAAATCGTCCCCTATCATTTTCCGCTTGCTCAGATCGAGGCGCAGCGGCCGGCCGGTCTGATCCTCTCCGGCGGACCGGCGAGCGTCTACGACAAAAATGCCCCTCTCTGCGATCCTGGAATTTTTAAGCTCTCCATCCCGATTTTAGGGATCTGTTACGGCATGCAGCTGATGACGCACCTCTTGGGCGGCCGGGTCGCCCGCGCGGCGAAGCGCGAATACGGCCGGGCCGATCTGTGGGTCGAAGAGGCGTCCGACCTCCTCAAGGGGCTGCCCGATCGAAACCCCGTCTGGATGAGCCACGGCGATCGAATCGAGACGCTTCCCCCCGGTTTTCAATCGATCGCACGGACCGACAACTCTCCCGCCGCAGCGATGAGAGACCCCCGGCGTCACTTCTACGCGCTTCAATTTCATCCGGAGGTGGTTCATACCGTCCAAGGGATGCAGATCCTTCAAAACTTCCTTTATCGGGTCGCCGGCTGTAGTCCGACCTGGGATATGGGGTCGTTCCTGAAGGAAGCCGAGAGTACGATTGCGGCGCAGGTGGGGGAGGGGCATGCGCTCTGCGCGTTGAGCGGCGGGGTCGATTCCAGCGTGGCGGCGGTCTTGGTTCAGCGGGTGATCGGGAAACGGCTCACCTGCATCTTCGTCGATAACGGGCTGTTACGAAAAGGGGAGGCGAAGCGCGTCCTCGACACCTTTAAGAAAAACCTCAAGCTCAATATTCGCTTCGTCGACGCCTCGGATCGGTTCCTCCGACAGCTCTCCACCAACAGCCACCCCGAGCGGAAGCGGAAGATCATCGGAAGAGAGTTCATCCGTATCTTCGACGAAGAGGCGAAAAAAGTCGGTCGGGTCGACTTCCTCGTTCAAGGGACCCTTTATCCCGACGTGATTGAAAGCGTCTCGGTGAAAGGGCCGTCGGCGACGATCAAGACCCATCACAATGTCGGCGGGCTGCCGAAGCGGATGCGGTTGAAGCTGGTCGAGCCGCTTCGGATGCTCTTCAAAGACGAGGTCCGGCGGCTCGGTGTCGAGCTCGGCATTCCGGAGGTCCTCCTCTACCGCCATCCTTTTCCCGGACCCGGTCTGGCGGTCCGCGTGTTGGGAAAGGTCACGCATGAAAAACTCGATCGGCTCCGCGACGCCGACGCCATCTTCGAAGAGGAGATCCGTGCCGCAGGATTGTATCAATCGATCTGGCAGGCGTTTGCCGTTTTCCTTCCGGTGCAGAGTGTCGGGGTGATGGGGGATGAGCGGACGTATGAGAACGCCATCGCGCTGCGCGCCGTGACCAGCCAAGACGGGATGACGGCCGATTGGGCCGATCTCCCGCACGATGTTCTCAAGCGGATCTCCAGTCGGATCATCAATGAGGTCAAAGGAATCAACCGCGTTGTCTATGACATCTCTTCCAAACCTCCAAGCACGATCGAGTGGGAGTAG
- a CDS encoding HAMP domain-containing protein encodes MIQKSYRAKLIFVVLLLLFSTTVSFFFLDSHIERSMLIDQIQQRALLLGKTLQINLTQLILKTRQTDLAHISDTEKNQIRDFIRQFGEEEIRLDLYNENEGFHDLFIFDEDHRVIIDYPVSKEGRVLPKSERLSRQTLDKLQHNEIYAEIKELQGGTYLFITLALFNEKVPFGFARIEMALDESLTLIRKTRVISLLVAGGLFCVGTGIAIVLARNLTSPINQLAEAAALIGKGEFGLKLQEGRRDEIGQLMIAFNRMGEDLKRFEETRKRMETLEIASQFSAKMAHEIRNPLNSIGLIIDHVRDSFRPREGERAQKFIGLIDDIKGEVGRLNKIVEDFLRFAGPRRLELQSTDLREVIGEVVRLTETEALNHGIDVEVRHDPSLPMIKADYSQLRQAILNLFINAIQAMPSGGRLKISTRPEAVQNGREVVAVEFKDTGIGIAPENLPHLFEPYFTTKVNGFGLGLAIVSRIIEAHGGNIRVESQLGEGARFILTLPIEREAVHV; translated from the coding sequence ATGATTCAAAAGTCTTATCGGGCGAAGTTGATCTTTGTGGTCTTGCTCCTTCTCTTCTCCACGACGGTCTCTTTTTTCTTTCTCGACTCCCATATTGAACGGAGCATGCTGATCGATCAGATTCAGCAGCGCGCCCTTCTTCTCGGGAAAACCCTCCAGATTAATCTGACGCAGCTGATTTTAAAGACCCGCCAAACCGATCTGGCCCATATCTCGGACACGGAAAAAAATCAGATCCGCGATTTTATTAGGCAATTCGGGGAAGAAGAGATCCGCCTCGACCTCTACAATGAAAATGAGGGATTTCATGATCTCTTTATTTTCGACGAAGATCACCGGGTGATCATCGATTATCCGGTGTCGAAAGAAGGGCGGGTCCTCCCCAAAAGCGAACGGCTGAGCCGGCAAACCCTCGATAAACTCCAACACAATGAAATTTATGCGGAGATTAAGGAACTCCAGGGGGGGACCTACCTCTTTATTACCCTCGCCCTATTCAATGAAAAGGTTCCGTTCGGCTTTGCCAGAATCGAAATGGCCCTCGACGAATCGCTGACGCTGATCCGAAAAACCCGGGTCATCAGCCTTCTCGTCGCCGGGGGGCTTTTCTGTGTCGGGACCGGAATTGCAATCGTTTTGGCGAGGAACCTGACCTCTCCGATCAATCAGCTCGCCGAGGCGGCGGCCCTGATCGGGAAAGGGGAGTTCGGGCTCAAGCTCCAGGAAGGAAGGCGAGATGAGATCGGTCAGCTGATGATCGCGTTCAACCGGATGGGGGAGGACCTAAAGCGGTTCGAGGAGACCCGCAAGCGGATGGAGACGCTGGAGATCGCGAGCCAGTTCTCCGCCAAGATGGCGCATGAAATCCGCAATCCGCTCAACTCGATCGGCCTAATTATCGATCATGTGAGGGACTCTTTCCGACCGAGAGAGGGAGAGCGGGCCCAAAAATTTATCGGACTGATCGACGACATCAAAGGCGAGGTCGGCCGGCTCAATAAGATTGTCGAAGATTTTCTCCGCTTTGCCGGGCCGCGCCGACTGGAGCTGCAGTCGACCGATCTTCGCGAAGTCATCGGCGAAGTGGTCCGGCTCACCGAGACGGAGGCGTTGAATCATGGAATCGACGTCGAAGTACGGCACGATCCCTCGCTTCCGATGATCAAGGCCGATTATAGTCAGCTACGGCAGGCGATCTTGAACCTCTTCATCAATGCCATTCAGGCGATGCCGAGCGGAGGGCGGTTAAAGATATCGACCCGTCCGGAAGCCGTTCAGAACGGAAGGGAGGTGGTCGCGGTGGAATTCAAAGATACCGGCATCGGGATTGCACCGGAAAATCTTCCCCATCTTTTTGAGCCGTATTTCACCACCAAAGTAAACGGCTTCGGATTGGGATTGGCCATCGTCTCCAGGATCATCGAGGCGCACGGCGGGAACATCCGGGTCGAAAGTCAGCTTGGCGAGGGGGCGCGCTTTATCCTCACCTTGCCCATTGAAAGAGAGGCGGTCCATGTCTAG
- a CDS encoding sigma-54-dependent Fis family transcriptional regulator: MSRHQVLIIDDEKVQAAILQEILTSEGIGVTALSDSAKALELVKEVDFDLVVTDLRMPRIGGLELLRSMKTLKPSLTVIVMTAYGTIETAVQAMREGAYDYVTKPFSKDEFVMTVKRAFKSIEMENENRYLKGELGLKYQAGNILGKSQAMQNVLRMVRRVSSDDKATILITGETGTGKSVVARTIHYNSARKEEPFVEVNCAAIPEGLLESEFFGHEKGAFTGATAHRVGRFELADRGTLFLDEVAEMNGQLQGKFLHVVETRAFERVGGTKTVKVDVRIIAATNRDLQEEVRTGRFRGDLFYRLNVIPIHLPPLRERLEDIPILVEHFLEKFRQEGRRHVQISPEATQKLMEYDYPGNVRELENLLERAVILCDGGIISPDELYLMPKEKSVSAEPSPRTFKMVGRQAIENAEKGVILEALRRHHWNKSRVAEELQIDYKTLRLKIKRYEIDREY, encoded by the coding sequence ATGTCTAGGCACCAAGTTTTGATTATCGACGATGAAAAGGTTCAAGCGGCGATTCTTCAGGAGATCCTCACCAGCGAAGGAATCGGCGTGACCGCTCTTTCCGATTCGGCCAAAGCGCTTGAGTTGGTCAAAGAGGTTGACTTTGATCTGGTCGTCACCGATTTGCGGATGCCCCGTATCGGCGGGCTGGAGCTGTTAAGAAGCATGAAGACGCTGAAGCCTTCGCTCACGGTGATCGTCATGACCGCCTATGGAACGATCGAGACGGCGGTTCAAGCGATGCGCGAGGGGGCCTATGATTATGTGACGAAGCCCTTTTCCAAAGACGAATTTGTCATGACGGTCAAACGGGCCTTCAAGAGCATCGAGATGGAGAATGAGAACCGCTATTTGAAGGGGGAGCTCGGTTTAAAATACCAGGCGGGGAATATTCTGGGGAAGAGTCAAGCGATGCAGAATGTCCTCCGGATGGTCCGCCGGGTCTCTTCGGACGACAAAGCGACCATCCTCATCACCGGCGAGACGGGGACCGGCAAGAGCGTCGTCGCCCGGACGATCCACTACAACAGCGCCCGGAAAGAGGAGCCTTTTGTCGAAGTCAACTGCGCGGCGATTCCGGAAGGGCTCTTAGAGAGTGAATTCTTCGGCCATGAGAAGGGGGCGTTCACCGGTGCGACCGCCCACCGGGTGGGGCGGTTTGAATTGGCCGACCGGGGTACCCTCTTTCTCGACGAGGTGGCCGAGATGAATGGACAACTGCAGGGAAAATTCCTTCATGTCGTCGAAACCCGCGCCTTTGAGCGGGTCGGCGGGACCAAGACGGTCAAAGTCGACGTCCGCATTATCGCGGCGACCAACCGGGACCTTCAGGAAGAGGTCCGGACCGGCCGATTCCGAGGCGATCTTTTTTATCGGCTCAATGTCATCCCGATCCATCTCCCACCGCTTCGAGAGCGGCTCGAGGACATTCCGATTCTGGTGGAGCACTTCTTGGAGAAGTTTCGGCAAGAAGGAAGACGGCATGTCCAAATCTCTCCGGAAGCGACGCAAAAGCTGATGGAATATGATTATCCCGGAAATGTACGGGAGCTCGAGAATCTCTTGGAGCGGGCGGTGATCCTTTGCGACGGCGGGATCATCAGTCCGGACGAGCTTTACCTGATGCCGAAAGAGAAGTCCGTTTCAGCCGAACCGTCGCCCCGGACCTTTAAGATGGTCGGCCGCCAGGCGATCGAGAATGCCGAGAAGGGGGTGATTCTGGAGGCGCTTCGAAGGCATCACTGGAATAAATCGCGCGTTGCGGAAGAGCTCCAGATAGACTATAAAACCCTCCGGTTGAAAATCAAGCGTTACGAAATCGACCGAGAATATTAG
- a CDS encoding TolC family protein, whose translation MPSYIQQAVCAFVVLWVLLSGEGRGFAEAPTLRLTLEDSIRLARERNFAVATARLNIAASRADRISAGLLPNPVLSLNDTFVDLQMPRNGSQVTARIDQPIETFGKRRYRIEASERAVESSDFQHRHQVRQLTLEVETTFYRILMLQKNLRLAEGSAERFAEILRVNTLRYRKGDISEAELIKIRLQQLDYQNDILSVRSEIQEQEKKLKELLVLDPSAPVELAGELEYQERRVDLENLKKEAVLSRPDMQEVESELRRVESEARLARAMRYPNVSVGMEYDTVGPDYHGMVGAGLSVSLPLFDRNQGEVRKANVRVETTRLSRQEKEHQILLDAEYAYRDFLQKRLQVLFFESQVLRDAASSREIAERAYTKGGASLLDLFDSERTYNTTQRNYHEALFQYQISLFQLDFVSGKEILR comes from the coding sequence ATGCCTTCCTATATACAGCAGGCCGTTTGTGCTTTCGTTGTCCTCTGGGTGCTCCTCTCGGGTGAGGGTCGGGGGTTCGCGGAGGCGCCGACGTTACGGCTCACGCTGGAGGATTCAATCCGGCTGGCCCGCGAACGGAACTTCGCCGTTGCAACCGCGCGCTTGAACATCGCCGCGAGTCGGGCCGACCGAATCAGCGCCGGGCTCCTTCCCAATCCCGTTCTGAGCCTGAACGATACTTTTGTTGATCTTCAAATGCCTCGCAACGGCTCGCAGGTGACGGCCCGGATCGACCAGCCGATTGAGACCTTCGGGAAGCGAAGGTATCGGATCGAAGCCTCCGAACGTGCGGTCGAGTCGTCCGACTTTCAACACCGCCATCAGGTTCGGCAGCTCACACTGGAGGTGGAGACCACCTTCTATCGGATCTTGATGCTGCAGAAAAATCTCCGCCTGGCTGAAGGGAGCGCGGAGCGCTTTGCAGAGATCCTCCGGGTGAATACGCTCCGTTATCGGAAAGGAGATATTTCGGAGGCCGAGCTGATCAAGATCCGGCTGCAACAGCTCGATTACCAGAACGACATTCTCTCGGTCCGGTCGGAAATTCAGGAGCAGGAGAAGAAGTTAAAGGAGCTTCTGGTCCTCGATCCCTCCGCTCCGGTCGAACTGGCCGGGGAGCTGGAATATCAGGAGCGGAGGGTCGATTTAGAGAACCTTAAAAAAGAGGCGGTCCTGTCACGGCCCGATATGCAGGAAGTGGAAAGCGAATTGCGGCGGGTGGAGAGCGAAGCGAGGCTGGCGCGGGCGATGCGTTATCCGAATGTGTCGGTGGGGATGGAATACGATACCGTCGGTCCCGATTATCACGGCATGGTGGGGGCCGGGTTGAGCGTTTCGCTCCCTCTTTTTGATCGAAACCAAGGGGAGGTTCGAAAGGCCAATGTCCGGGTCGAGACAACGAGACTCTCCCGGCAAGAAAAGGAACATCAAATTCTCCTCGATGCGGAGTACGCTTATCGCGATTTTCTTCAGAAGCGCCTTCAGGTCCTCTTCTTCGAATCGCAGGTCCTTCGCGATGCCGCCTCTTCGAGGGAGATTGCCGAGCGGGCCTACACGAAGGGGGGGGCGAGCCTCCTGGACCTCTTCGACTCGGAGCGAACGTATAACACCACGCAGCGAAATTATCACGAAGCGCTCTTCCAATATCAAATCAGCCTCTTTCAACTCGATTTTGTTTCTGGGAAGGAGATTCTTCGATGA
- a CDS encoding efflux RND transporter periplasmic adaptor subunit has product MKRNDLVILSVFLGALLLLFLLSSCGRTPASTAAGEELPVEEKKPPKLTESAAKGVMIREVVSRPGRMEILVSGKIQYKEDRVSKVSSPVSGRASRIVAKLGDRVSEGAPLIVIESPDAVSAYSDFLRARSDLAFSERGFHLAEDLFETKAISQKDLQQAKNDYLKAQTELNRAKSRLVMFSLDPERIAESGNPSAQALFELKAPISGVIVEKNITRGQAVGTDPAQILFTVADLSTVDFVGQIFEKDVARIALNAEVAVTVDAYPNERFIGKVRYIGDQVDPATRTIQVRGEVPNPGGRLKPEMFARIAVQAASAEKIVTVPFSAVVEEGGKSYVFRVAADQTFDRKAVTLGPQWGSEVQILEGLKSGDRVVINGVLLLKAAFDAGS; this is encoded by the coding sequence ATGAAGCGAAATGATCTTGTTATCCTGTCGGTTTTCCTCGGAGCGCTCCTCTTGCTCTTTTTGCTCTCCTCGTGCGGCCGAACCCCGGCAAGCACCGCTGCCGGCGAAGAGCTTCCCGTGGAGGAGAAGAAGCCGCCCAAATTGACCGAGAGCGCCGCCAAAGGGGTGATGATCCGAGAGGTGGTCTCCCGGCCGGGCCGGATGGAGATTCTCGTCTCCGGAAAAATTCAATATAAAGAAGATCGGGTCAGCAAGGTCTCTTCTCCGGTATCCGGCCGGGCGTCCCGGATCGTCGCAAAATTAGGAGATCGGGTCTCCGAGGGGGCCCCGCTGATCGTTATCGAAAGTCCGGATGCGGTCTCGGCCTACTCCGATTTCCTTCGAGCCCGTTCCGACCTCGCCTTTTCGGAAAGGGGTTTTCATCTGGCCGAAGATCTCTTCGAGACCAAGGCGATCTCTCAGAAAGATCTGCAGCAGGCGAAGAACGATTATCTCAAGGCGCAGACCGAGCTCAACCGCGCCAAATCGCGCCTCGTGATGTTTTCGCTCGATCCGGAGCGAATTGCAGAGAGCGGCAATCCCTCGGCGCAGGCGCTCTTTGAGTTGAAGGCGCCGATCTCCGGCGTCATCGTAGAGAAAAATATCACGCGGGGCCAGGCGGTCGGGACCGATCCGGCACAGATCCTCTTTACCGTCGCCGATCTTTCCACTGTCGACTTTGTCGGCCAGATTTTTGAGAAAGATGTCGCGCGGATCGCCCTCAACGCGGAGGTGGCTGTGACGGTCGACGCTTATCCGAACGAGCGGTTTATCGGAAAAGTCCGATATATCGGCGATCAGGTCGACCCCGCCACCCGAACCATTCAGGTCCGAGGAGAGGTTCCGAATCCGGGCGGACGCTTGAAGCCGGAGATGTTTGCGCGGATCGCTGTTCAGGCCGCCTCCGCGGAGAAGATCGTGACCGTCCCCTTCAGCGCCGTTGTGGAGGAGGGGGGCAAAAGCTATGTGTTTCGGGTGGCCGCCGATCAGACGTTCGATCGCAAAGCGGTCACCCTCGGTCCGCAATGGGGCTCTGAAGTTCAGATATTGGAAGGGTTGAAGAGCGGTGATCGGGTGGTCATCAACGGGGTGTTGCTATTGAAAGCAGCCTTCGACGCCGGCTCTTGA
- a CDS encoding efflux RND transporter permease subunit, whose amino-acid sequence MALLTVSFIAAGILAFRSLPIEAFPDVTDVQVTVITLFPGHAPEEVEKQITVPLETGLSGLPHSVKMFSHTQFGLSYIILTFDDQVTDYFARQQVLERLQGADLPPGVQPGLAPLSTPIGEIYRYRVKGENASATELRSIQDWVITRHLKMIPGVADVVSLGGFIKQYEVELDPLRMKAYHVSLQQVYAALGQGNSNGGGNYLEQGEQQFLIRGIGLLRSSEDIGNVLVAEHDGTPLFIRDLARIRVGAVPRQGIVGQDQEDDIVTGIVVMRKGENPSEVLADVKNKMETLNRSILPKGVQIVSFYDRSWLINTTLKTVFKNLIEGAVLVTIVLFLFLGRFRPALIVAAMIPLALLATFIGLRLRGIPANLLSLGAMDFGIIVDGAVIVVENIFSALSHQTGNRDRDSARAAVLEATAQVGRPTFFSMVIIILAHLPIFTLQRQEGRIFAPMAYTIISALVGSLLFSLTLVPLLSFFLLRAGEAEKENLLLRTCKRIYRPLLTSALRHKKAVLGVAIGMLVISLLCVPRLGSEFLPELNEGTLWVNVNLPPGISVTEVSRVCALIRETIRKVPEVKTVISKAGRPEDGTDPKLINMAEFFVDVKPPAEWRAGMTKESIISEIEQSMKPLPGIEPSFSQPIRDNILESISQIDGQIIIKVFSQEREGLQEKAQEVLRTVAGVRGVARAFIDRAGQIPQLQIEVDRARAGRYGLNVSEFQDFIETALGGRVATEIWEGERRFGVVVRLPEEGRSNVEAVRNLLIDTPNGLRIPLDQVATIHVERGSMNISRESGTRVAAVGIFIRNRDMGSVVQEMQERVGRLSFPPGYWLTWGGEFENQQRAMARLRVIVPVSIFLIFVLLFNAFKSAKHALLILLNVPFALIGGIFALLITGIPLSVSAAVGFIALFGQAVLNGVVMVSYFNEQRRPGESRFETVVRGALDRLRTVLMTALLAMLGLLPMALSHGIGSEVQKPLAVVIIGGLLSATLLTLIVLPVLYLLVEREKGTPRLEEQRADAAVEPERVKVH is encoded by the coding sequence ATGGCTTTGTTGACCGTCTCTTTTATCGCAGCGGGGATCCTGGCGTTTCGGTCCCTTCCGATCGAGGCCTTCCCCGACGTCACCGACGTTCAGGTGACGGTCATCACCCTCTTTCCGGGCCATGCGCCGGAGGAGGTGGAGAAGCAGATTACGGTTCCGCTGGAGACCGGACTGAGCGGTCTCCCTCACTCCGTTAAGATGTTCTCGCATACCCAATTCGGTCTCTCTTACATTATCCTGACCTTCGATGATCAGGTTACCGATTATTTCGCCCGGCAGCAGGTGCTGGAACGGCTTCAAGGGGCCGACCTCCCCCCCGGCGTCCAGCCGGGTCTGGCCCCCCTCTCCACCCCCATCGGGGAGATCTACCGATATCGGGTAAAAGGGGAGAATGCTTCTGCGACCGAGCTCAGGTCGATTCAGGACTGGGTGATCACCCGCCACTTGAAGATGATCCCCGGCGTCGCCGATGTCGTGAGCCTCGGCGGGTTTATCAAACAATATGAAGTCGAGCTCGATCCGCTTCGGATGAAGGCCTACCACGTTTCGCTGCAGCAGGTCTATGCCGCCCTCGGTCAAGGGAACAGCAACGGCGGAGGAAACTATCTGGAGCAGGGAGAGCAGCAGTTTTTGATCCGCGGGATCGGTCTGCTCCGATCGAGCGAGGACATCGGAAATGTTCTGGTGGCGGAGCACGACGGCACCCCGCTGTTCATCCGGGACCTTGCACGAATTCGTGTCGGTGCGGTTCCCCGCCAGGGGATCGTCGGCCAGGATCAAGAGGACGATATCGTCACCGGGATCGTGGTGATGCGAAAAGGGGAGAATCCCTCCGAGGTCCTTGCCGACGTAAAAAATAAAATGGAGACGCTCAACCGGTCGATCCTTCCCAAAGGGGTTCAGATCGTCTCCTTTTATGATCGAAGCTGGCTGATCAATACAACGCTGAAGACCGTCTTTAAAAATTTGATCGAGGGCGCCGTTCTGGTAACGATCGTTCTCTTCCTCTTCCTCGGCCGTTTCAGGCCAGCGCTGATCGTCGCGGCGATGATTCCCCTTGCATTACTTGCGACCTTTATCGGCCTGAGGTTAAGGGGGATACCGGCCAATCTGCTCTCCCTTGGAGCGATGGATTTCGGGATCATCGTCGACGGCGCGGTGATCGTGGTAGAGAATATCTTCAGCGCCCTCTCCCACCAGACGGGAAATCGAGACCGGGATTCGGCACGCGCCGCGGTACTGGAGGCGACCGCGCAGGTCGGACGACCTACTTTCTTCTCGATGGTCATCATCATCCTAGCGCATCTGCCGATCTTTACCCTTCAGCGGCAAGAGGGACGGATTTTTGCGCCGATGGCCTACACCATTATTTCGGCATTGGTCGGATCCCTTCTCTTCTCCCTCACCCTCGTTCCGCTCCTTTCATTTTTTCTGCTTCGCGCGGGGGAGGCGGAAAAAGAGAACTTGCTTCTCCGGACCTGCAAGCGGATCTACCGGCCGTTATTGACCTCGGCATTGCGCCATAAAAAAGCGGTCCTTGGCGTTGCCATTGGAATGTTGGTGATCAGTCTGCTCTGCGTGCCGCGACTCGGGAGCGAATTTCTTCCGGAATTAAATGAGGGGACCCTCTGGGTCAATGTCAATCTTCCCCCCGGCATTTCAGTCACTGAAGTATCGCGGGTCTGCGCCTTGATCCGTGAGACGATCCGAAAGGTGCCGGAGGTGAAGACGGTCATCTCAAAAGCGGGCCGGCCTGAGGATGGAACCGATCCGAAATTAATCAACATGGCCGAGTTCTTCGTCGATGTAAAACCGCCGGCGGAATGGCGGGCGGGGATGACAAAAGAAAGCATCATTTCCGAGATCGAGCAATCGATGAAACCGTTGCCCGGAATCGAGCCGAGTTTCTCTCAGCCCATCCGCGACAATATCTTGGAGAGCATTTCACAAATCGACGGGCAGATCATCATCAAGGTTTTCAGCCAAGAGAGAGAAGGACTGCAAGAGAAAGCACAAGAGGTCCTGCGGACGGTCGCCGGCGTGCGAGGGGTGGCGCGCGCCTTCATCGACCGGGCCGGCCAGATACCTCAATTGCAGATCGAGGTTGATCGGGCGCGGGCCGGCCGCTATGGGCTGAACGTCTCCGAGTTCCAGGACTTTATCGAAACGGCGCTCGGCGGACGGGTCGCCACGGAAATCTGGGAAGGCGAGCGGCGCTTCGGGGTCGTCGTCCGGCTCCCTGAGGAGGGCCGCAGCAATGTCGAAGCGGTCCGCAACCTCCTAATCGACACCCCCAACGGGCTACGCATCCCGCTCGATCAAGTCGCCACGATCCATGTGGAGCGGGGAAGCATGAACATCAGCCGGGAATCGGGAACACGGGTGGCGGCGGTCGGCATCTTCATCCGAAACAGGGATATGGGGAGTGTCGTTCAGGAGATGCAGGAGCGGGTCGGACGGCTTTCTTTCCCCCCCGGTTATTGGTTGACCTGGGGGGGAGAATTCGAGAATCAGCAGCGGGCGATGGCGCGCCTTCGGGTGATCGTTCCGGTCAGCATTTTTTTAATTTTTGTGCTATTATTCAATGCTTTTAAATCGGCCAAACATGCATTGTTGATTCTGTTGAACGTTCCGTTTGCCCTCATCGGCGGCATCTTCGCCCTGCTAATCACCGGCATTCCGCTCAGCGTGTCGGCGGCGGTCGGCTTCATCGCGCTCTTCGGTCAAGCGGTTCTCAACGGGGTGGTCATGGTCAGCTATTTTAACGAGCAGCGGCGTCCCGGGGAGAGCCGGTTCGAGACGGTGGTGCGCGGGGCCCTCGATCGCCTTCGGACCGTCTTGATGACGGCATTGCTTGCGATGTTGGGGCTCCTGCCGATGGCCCTCTCTCACGGGATCGGGTCGGAGGTGCAGAAGCCGTTGGCGGTGGTCATTATCGGCGGACTCCTTTCGGCGACGCTGTTGACATTAATTGTTCTCCCTGTGTTATATTTGCTGGTCGAACGGGAAAAGGGGACGCCGCGCCTGGAGGAACAGCGGGCCGATGCGGCGGTGGAACCGGAGCGGGTGAAGGTTCATTGA
- a CDS encoding MtnX-like HAD-IB family phosphatase encodes MLHCFCDFDGTITVRDTTDAVLEQFADPKYLEWEQKWEAGEISARECMAQQVRLIRATPEAVRAFVREIPVDPGIHALVQSCRLLGGTFTIVSDGIDFLMEEILRVHRLDSLPHYANHLRWEQPMQQVLTFPHGKDDCRGGCGLCKCAQMDQHAGAEGAERWTVYVGDGLSDRCVVHEADQVFAKGKLHTYCSEKGIIHTEFESLSEVAAALAQTARV; translated from the coding sequence ATGCTGCATTGCTTCTGTGATTTTGATGGAACAATCACGGTTCGGGATACGACCGATGCGGTGCTCGAGCAATTCGCCGATCCGAAATATTTGGAATGGGAGCAGAAGTGGGAGGCGGGGGAGATCTCCGCGCGAGAGTGCATGGCGCAGCAAGTCCGATTGATTCGGGCGACACCGGAAGCGGTTCGCGCTTTTGTTCGGGAGATCCCGGTCGATCCGGGAATCCATGCGTTGGTCCAATCGTGCCGCCTCCTGGGAGGAACGTTCACGATTGTGAGCGACGGGATCGATTTTCTCATGGAGGAGATCTTGCGCGTCCACCGTCTCGATTCGCTGCCGCACTATGCGAACCATCTTCGTTGGGAACAGCCGATGCAGCAAGTGCTGACCTTCCCTCACGGAAAAGACGACTGCCGGGGGGGCTGCGGACTCTGCAAATGCGCTCAGATGGATCAGCATGCCGGCGCGGAGGGCGCGGAGAGGTGGACGGTCTATGTCGGCGACGGCCTCTCCGACCGCTGCGTCGTCCATGAGGCCGATCAGGTTTTCGCAAAAGGGAAGCTGCATACGTATTGCTCCGAGAAGGGGATTATTCATACCGAGTTCGAGTCGCTCAGCGAGGTGGCGGCGGCGCTGGCCCAGACCGCCCGCGTATAA